Proteins encoded within one genomic window of Terriglobus sp. TAA 43:
- the queF gene encoding preQ(1) synthase, which translates to MMTNTSPLYTDEHAAAGTKEPMPAIETWQNQFRSYEILIDDPEFTSVCPRTGLPDFGHIIIRYMPKDKCLELKSLKEYLFCYRNLGIFQENICNRILDDMVAACEPIWAEVKGDFRPRGGISTVVTATYPRPHHQTTPSK; encoded by the coding sequence ATGATGACCAACACCAGCCCGCTCTACACCGACGAGCACGCCGCCGCCGGTACCAAAGAGCCCATGCCCGCCATCGAGACGTGGCAGAACCAGTTCCGCTCCTACGAGATCCTCATCGACGACCCGGAGTTCACCAGCGTGTGCCCCCGCACCGGTCTGCCGGACTTCGGCCACATCATCATCCGCTACATGCCAAAGGACAAATGTCTGGAGCTGAAGAGTCTGAAGGAATATCTCTTCTGCTATCGCAACCTAGGCATCTTCCAGGAAAACATCTGCAACCGCATTCTTGACGATATGGTCGCGGCGTGCGAACCCATCTGGGCTGAAGTAAAGGGTGACTTCCGTCCTCGCGGTGGTATCAGCACTGTGGTCACGGCGACGTATCCGCGTCCGCATCACCAGACCACACCGTCAAAGTAG
- a CDS encoding DUF6351 family protein, producing the protein MDDGTSKETGGYHYGWFHFALRDRVRQANGSSANMVFWRNIVTDAASEDLLNHWITAYKGDARPGTQRDKVLRNKPSTGVDGCFTEGRFTRDELVFQDATSPCQRDYPVYSNARHEAGGPLAGNVLKCTLKPVDLTDYKAPFSADDLARLKTIFPNGVCDWSKPGINQVPLIPWPSFGPSPRNLVYQPPAIENPAKTLK; encoded by the coding sequence GTGGACGACGGCACATCGAAAGAGACTGGCGGTTACCACTACGGCTGGTTTCACTTCGCTCTACGAGACCGTGTCCGTCAGGCCAACGGCAGTTCCGCGAACATGGTTTTTTGGCGCAACATCGTCACCGACGCAGCATCGGAGGACCTGCTCAATCACTGGATCACGGCATACAAAGGCGACGCGCGCCCCGGTACACAGCGCGACAAAGTCCTCCGCAACAAACCCTCTACTGGCGTCGACGGCTGCTTCACGGAGGGCCGTTTCACCCGCGACGAGCTCGTCTTTCAGGACGCTACCAGCCCCTGCCAGCGTGACTATCCTGTTTATTCCAACGCGCGCCACGAGGCCGGTGGACCGCTTGCCGGAAACGTCCTGAAATGTACGCTCAAGCCCGTTGATCTCACTGATTACAAAGCGCCATTCAGCGCAGACGACCTCGCTCGACTCAAAACCATCTTCCCCAATGGTGTCTGTGACTGGTCAAAACCCGGCATCAACCAGGTGCCGCTCATCCCGTGGCCGTCGTTCGGGCCATCTCCCAGGAACCTCGTCTACCAGCCGCCTGCCATCGAAAATCCAGCAAAAACGCTAAAATAG
- a CDS encoding TIGR03435 family protein yields MLVSLIAMLALALPMAAQQKLAFDVASVRENKSVEGPGGEAPQTNVPLGPGNVYSPTGGQLNIRDMGFLLLVSFAYRMSIPQQDAFRDMAPKWVTEARFDIQARTDKTDVTKDELRLMMRSLLADRFGLVVHNEMRTAPVYSMQLVKPDALGPHFRKHTGACSKDFEGKTTVDADADGYPEVCGGLLLLSGSASTHFRIGARDMPINVFATSLTGWGDLGRPVINDTGVTGNIDFVLDFVPPYAQAAAGADADGQGFQEALRKQLGLKLESLKQPVEIIVLDHLDHLSEN; encoded by the coding sequence ATGCTCGTAAGTCTGATCGCAATGCTCGCGCTCGCGCTTCCTATGGCGGCGCAACAGAAACTTGCTTTCGATGTCGCTTCCGTTCGCGAGAATAAGTCCGTTGAGGGACCGGGTGGTGAAGCCCCGCAGACAAATGTCCCGCTCGGACCTGGAAATGTTTATTCACCCACCGGTGGCCAGCTCAACATCCGCGACATGGGATTTTTGTTGCTTGTCTCTTTCGCGTATCGCATGAGCATCCCTCAACAAGATGCGTTCCGCGACATGGCTCCCAAATGGGTAACTGAAGCGCGGTTCGACATCCAGGCGCGCACTGACAAGACCGATGTCACCAAGGATGAACTTCGCCTCATGATGCGTTCGCTGCTCGCGGACCGATTCGGCCTTGTTGTCCATAATGAAATGCGCACGGCGCCAGTGTATTCAATGCAACTGGTAAAGCCCGACGCCCTTGGGCCACACTTCCGCAAACATACCGGGGCTTGTTCCAAAGACTTTGAGGGCAAGACTACCGTTGACGCCGACGCAGACGGTTATCCCGAAGTATGTGGCGGGCTGCTGCTTCTCTCCGGCAGCGCCAGCACTCATTTCCGCATCGGCGCGCGCGACATGCCGATCAATGTTTTCGCTACTTCATTAACGGGTTGGGGCGACCTTGGCCGCCCGGTTATCAACGACACCGGCGTTACCGGCAACATTGATTTCGTTCTTGACTTCGTACCGCCCTACGCACAGGCAGCCGCTGGAGCAGACGCGGATGGACAGGGCTTTCAGGAAGCGCTGCGCAAACAACTTGGCTTGAAGTTGGAATCACTGAAACAGCCCGTGGAGATAATCGTGCTCGATCATCTCGACCATCTTTCAGAGAACTAA
- a CDS encoding aldehyde reductase, whose translation MSDLVLVTGGTGFVGIHCIVALLRQGYQVRTTVRSLDRSHEVCDMLIRAGLGDSRVEFSTADLTSDAGWPEAVAGCRYVLHVASPFFFGKDEKTMDLTTPAREGTLRVLRAARDAGVERVVLTSSFAAIGYGHADRATPFTEEDWTNVDGDDVSPYIRSKAIAERAAWDFLAREGGNLQLASVNPVGIFGPALGPKLSASVQILQRMLRGEFPGVPRIAFGAVDVRDVADLELLAMTRPEANGQRFLAISGNAVPFIEYANILRKHLGERGAKLPKREVADWMIRLFALIKPDAKDLIPQLGKRRQATSARAQQLLGWQPRSIEEALNSSADSLFDLGLV comes from the coding sequence ATGAGCGATCTTGTTCTTGTTACCGGTGGCACTGGCTTTGTCGGTATCCACTGCATCGTTGCATTGTTGCGTCAGGGCTACCAGGTTCGCACCACGGTGCGCTCGCTCGATCGTAGTCATGAGGTCTGCGATATGTTGATACGCGCCGGTCTGGGTGATAGCCGCGTTGAATTCAGCACGGCTGACCTGACATCAGACGCTGGATGGCCTGAGGCTGTTGCAGGTTGTCGTTATGTGTTGCACGTCGCGTCGCCGTTCTTCTTCGGCAAAGATGAGAAGACGATGGATCTGACCACGCCCGCGCGCGAAGGCACACTGCGTGTACTTCGAGCAGCGCGCGATGCAGGCGTGGAGCGTGTCGTTCTTACCAGTTCTTTTGCAGCCATCGGCTACGGGCATGCGGATCGTGCCACGCCGTTTACAGAAGAAGACTGGACGAACGTAGATGGTGATGACGTCAGTCCATACATTCGAAGCAAAGCCATCGCCGAACGCGCCGCATGGGACTTCCTTGCGCGCGAAGGCGGCAATCTTCAACTTGCATCGGTTAATCCAGTCGGCATTTTTGGTCCCGCATTAGGCCCGAAACTTTCCGCATCTGTGCAGATTCTGCAACGCATGTTGAGAGGCGAATTTCCCGGTGTCCCTCGGATTGCGTTTGGTGCCGTGGATGTTCGTGACGTTGCTGACCTTGAACTGCTTGCGATGACGCGACCTGAGGCGAATGGGCAGCGTTTTCTTGCCATCAGCGGCAACGCCGTCCCGTTTATTGAATACGCAAACATCCTGCGCAAACACCTTGGAGAGCGTGGTGCCAAGCTGCCGAAACGAGAGGTGGCGGATTGGATGATTCGACTCTTTGCTCTCATCAAGCCCGACGCAAAAGACCTGATTCCGCAGCTTGGCAAACGCCGACAGGCAACGTCAGCAAGAGCACAGCAACTCCTTGGCTGGCAACCGCGTTCCATTGAAGAAGCTCTCAACTCCAGCGCAGACAGCCTCTTCGACCTCGGCCTCGTCTGA
- a CDS encoding DUF3291 domain-containing protein, with the protein MHVSLTRLRIRSLRFLPGFMVYALRSESQVRSAAGFRKGSLLPDRKRTFWTMTLWDSPGSMRAYMTSGAHKAAMPKLLHWCDQASVTHWETDEDALPSWEDAVSRMRSQGRPSKVLHPAPGHADLTFDTPRLSPFKPIAPR; encoded by the coding sequence ATGCATGTCAGTCTCACACGTCTGCGTATTCGTTCCCTGCGATTCCTCCCGGGATTCATGGTGTATGCACTACGGTCGGAGTCGCAGGTGCGCAGCGCCGCAGGCTTTCGAAAGGGTTCGCTGTTGCCGGACCGCAAGCGGACTTTCTGGACGATGACGTTGTGGGATAGTCCAGGAAGCATGCGTGCTTACATGACTTCCGGAGCGCACAAGGCAGCCATGCCAAAGTTATTGCATTGGTGCGATCAGGCTAGCGTAACGCATTGGGAGACGGATGAAGACGCATTGCCGTCATGGGAGGATGCCGTCTCTCGTATGCGAAGCCAGGGACGTCCATCCAAGGTGCTTCATCCAGCACCAGGTCACGCTGACCTTACTTTCGATACGCCACGTCTGAGTCCGTTCAAACCCATCGCGCCACGCTAG
- a CDS encoding family 43 glycosylhydrolase translates to MRIRSLLATLLFAAISLAQSTFTNPVLDHGPDPWVIRYKGSYFYMNTTGKDLQIRKTADTAALDKAAPVVVWTPEPGHEWSKELWAPELHRWGNKWYIYFAADAGKNEGHRIYVVENPSDDPTQGTWTLKGKVADSTDKWAIDASVFEHHGQHYIIWSGWQGDHDGEQDIFIAHMSSPWTIDSPRTLIGKPTYEWELHGDLPGRHVSVNEGPEFLPHGDKVFVTFSANGCWTDFYSLGELEAKTNANLLDAKSWTKIDHPFFTTDASAHAYSPGHNGFFNAPNGQNWIVYHANPEPGQGCGNHRSPRIQPFTWSADGTPNFGKPAPINEPMTSPR, encoded by the coding sequence ATGCGTATTCGATCCCTTCTTGCCACGCTTCTTTTCGCGGCCATCTCCTTGGCGCAGTCCACTTTCACGAATCCCGTGCTCGATCATGGCCCCGATCCGTGGGTGATTCGTTACAAGGGTTCGTATTTCTACATGAACACCACGGGCAAGGATCTGCAGATTCGCAAGACTGCGGATACGGCTGCTTTGGACAAGGCTGCGCCTGTCGTCGTGTGGACACCCGAGCCCGGCCACGAGTGGTCGAAGGAACTGTGGGCACCGGAGCTGCATCGTTGGGGAAACAAGTGGTACATCTACTTTGCCGCGGACGCGGGGAAGAATGAAGGACATCGCATTTACGTTGTCGAAAATCCATCAGACGATCCCACGCAGGGTACATGGACGCTGAAGGGGAAGGTTGCTGACAGCACAGACAAGTGGGCCATTGATGCATCTGTCTTCGAGCATCACGGTCAGCATTACATCATCTGGTCAGGTTGGCAGGGTGATCACGACGGCGAGCAGGATATCTTCATCGCTCACATGAGTAGCCCTTGGACTATCGACAGTCCACGTACGCTCATCGGTAAACCCACATACGAATGGGAATTGCACGGAGATCTGCCGGGGCGTCACGTTAGTGTCAATGAAGGTCCGGAGTTTCTGCCGCATGGCGATAAGGTCTTCGTCACATTCTCAGCCAATGGGTGCTGGACGGACTTCTATTCGCTCGGCGAGTTGGAAGCAAAGACGAACGCAAATCTGCTGGACGCAAAGAGCTGGACGAAGATCGATCATCCTTTCTTCACAACAGACGCATCGGCACATGCGTACAGCCCAGGCCACAACGGATTCTTCAATGCGCCTAACGGTCAGAATTGGATTGTTTATCACGCCAATCCAGAACCGGGACAAGGCTGCGGTAATCATCGTTCGCCTCGCATTCAGCCCTTTACGTGGAGTGCAGACGGCACGCCGAACTTCGGCAAGCCAGCGCCCATCAACGAGCCCATGACTTCACCGAGGTGA
- the sugE gene encoding quaternary ammonium compound efflux SMR transporter SugE, translated as MSNPWVLIFVAGLLETTWAVGLKYTHGFTRLFPSIFTLIALAGSMYLLARAAQTLPIGTAYAVWVGIGAVGAAILGIALFDEPATAPRLLFLTMLIGSILGLKYTSH; from the coding sequence ATGTCGAACCCCTGGGTTCTTATCTTTGTCGCGGGTCTTCTTGAAACCACGTGGGCCGTTGGCTTGAAATACACACACGGTTTCACCCGCTTGTTTCCTAGCATCTTTACCCTCATCGCTCTCGCGGGCAGCATGTATCTGTTGGCACGCGCCGCGCAGACGCTTCCCATCGGGACTGCTTACGCAGTGTGGGTGGGCATTGGTGCTGTGGGTGCAGCCATTCTGGGTATCGCACTCTTTGATGAACCGGCAACAGCGCCGCGTCTGCTCTTTCTGACGATGCTGATCGGTTCCATCCTCGGCCTGAAGTACACATCGCACTAA
- a CDS encoding M48 family metallopeptidase encodes MKLKNLVLLTTLAAVPVVPVVAQTSGQQTPTSTQTPTSSNPSNTPQSKAPTNGGPTGDGPVTATKDDMDKARAEAAKNNNQPIPEPGDELKKDIKKGSEEDVSATGTRDIGGRGLGNWFSTDWEVRNGKSYAVEIERSSHLITDPVIVEYVNRVGQNIVKNSDAKVPFTIKVIDSDEINAMALPGGFFYVNSGLILAADNESELAGVMAHEIAHVCAHHAARQMTRLEYMQLSTVPLIFMGGYTAYGIYEASQLAIPLGFLKFSRNFEAEADYLGIQYAYRSGYDPQGLITMFEKLDALEKRKPGVLARAFSDHPQTPDRIDRSEQEIATILPARPDYLVTSSEFDDIKARLARLQNKRKVDGGKDGNKPTLRRTSASNTDPASTQDSGNSNDNRPVLNRRD; translated from the coding sequence ATGAAACTGAAGAATCTGGTTCTCCTTACCACTCTTGCCGCCGTTCCGGTCGTGCCCGTGGTTGCGCAAACCTCCGGTCAGCAAACGCCCACTTCCACGCAGACACCTACGTCTTCTAACCCTAGCAATACGCCGCAATCGAAGGCGCCCACGAACGGCGGCCCCACCGGCGACGGCCCAGTGACGGCAACCAAAGACGATATGGACAAGGCGCGTGCGGAAGCCGCGAAGAATAATAATCAGCCCATTCCGGAGCCGGGCGACGAACTGAAGAAAGACATCAAGAAGGGTTCGGAAGAAGATGTCAGTGCCACAGGTACGCGCGACATCGGCGGCCGCGGACTGGGTAACTGGTTTTCGACCGACTGGGAAGTTCGCAATGGCAAGTCTTACGCCGTTGAGATTGAGCGTTCCTCGCACCTCATCACAGACCCCGTCATCGTTGAGTATGTGAACCGCGTTGGCCAGAACATCGTGAAGAACTCCGATGCGAAGGTGCCGTTCACCATCAAGGTCATCGACTCCGACGAGATTAACGCCATGGCTTTGCCTGGTGGCTTTTTCTACGTGAACAGTGGCCTCATCCTCGCCGCTGACAATGAGAGCGAACTTGCTGGTGTGATGGCGCATGAGATTGCGCATGTCTGCGCCCACCATGCCGCCCGCCAGATGACGCGTCTGGAGTACATGCAGCTTTCCACGGTGCCGCTGATCTTCATGGGTGGTTATACGGCGTACGGCATCTACGAAGCATCGCAGCTTGCCATTCCGCTTGGCTTTCTGAAGTTCTCGCGTAACTTCGAGGCGGAAGCTGACTATCTCGGTATTCAGTATGCCTATCGTTCCGGCTACGATCCGCAGGGTCTCATTACCATGTTTGAAAAGCTGGACGCGTTAGAGAAGCGCAAGCCGGGCGTTTTGGCGCGGGCATTCTCTGATCATCCGCAGACGCCGGATCGTATCGACCGTTCCGAGCAGGAGATCGCAACAATTCTCCCCGCGCGTCCTGATTATCTGGTCACATCGTCGGAGTTTGACGACATCAAGGCACGCCTGGCGCGCCTCCAGAACAAGCGCAAGGTCGACGGTGGCAAGGACGGCAACAAGCCCACGCTTCGCCGTACCTCCGCCAGTAACACCGACCCAGCCAGCACGCAGGACAGCGGCAACAGTAATGACAACCGTCCGGTGCTCAATCGCCGTGATTAA
- a CDS encoding DinB family protein — MLRSVVFAASLLVATALPAQSPAAPATLRSILLEQLRSSHNKAEWFTPVNTAVAGMSPEQASWIPKNAAGKVDPENNHSVGMLTAHLVFWNERSLQQLRGEKPAQFSGNNDETFNKFDAKSWADMVSRLDKVMTGFEEWTEHASDADLAKAASTLAHVGTHNAYHTGQILYVRKLQGSWNPANGVK; from the coding sequence ATGCTTCGTTCCGTCGTTTTCGCAGCATCGCTGTTGGTCGCGACCGCACTTCCTGCGCAGTCACCCGCCGCGCCCGCCACCCTACGCTCCATTCTGTTGGAGCAGTTGCGCTCGTCGCATAACAAAGCAGAGTGGTTCACTCCGGTGAACACGGCCGTAGCGGGCATGTCTCCAGAACAGGCAAGCTGGATTCCTAAAAATGCGGCTGGCAAGGTCGACCCGGAAAATAACCACTCCGTGGGGATGCTAACCGCGCATCTTGTCTTCTGGAATGAACGGTCTCTCCAGCAGCTTCGCGGCGAGAAACCGGCCCAATTCAGCGGCAATAACGATGAAACGTTTAACAAATTCGATGCCAAGAGCTGGGCAGACATGGTTTCCCGGCTGGATAAGGTGATGACCGGATTCGAGGAGTGGACGGAGCACGCCTCCGATGCGGACCTGGCCAAGGCCGCCAGCACACTCGCACACGTCGGAACGCATAACGCGTACCATACCGGCCAGATTCTGTACGTACGCAAGCTGCAGGGTTCCTGGAATCCGGCCAACGGAGTCAAGTAA
- a CDS encoding nucleoside permease, giving the protein MTKVKLAAMMFLEFFIWGGWYVTVSTWVSQTLHFTGVQTGWIVGSTAIGALVSPFLAGWVADNLMPAQYMLALLHLIGAVLLYLASNQTHYGPLYGIILTYAVLFMPTLGLANTVAFRHINNPKTEFAPIRVLGTIGWICAGLLISYFHADATALPLRISAVASVVMAFYALTLPSTPPQATEPFSVGNLFPVEVRRMFRDKSFLIFAIASFLICIPLQFYYAFTNPFLNQLQVHNAAGIMTGGQMSELGCMLLIPWFFRRLGVKWMLVSGMLAWVLRYAAFAYGNPGSGVWMLWLGILLHGICYDFFFVTGQIYTDRKAPLAYRSAAQGLITLITYGVGMLVGAWLSGVVVDKYATTLADGTTAHNWHAIWIVAAGLSLVVLVLFTAVFKDNEDKADSTLGTTPLVVEGTAVAEGTV; this is encoded by the coding sequence ATGACCAAAGTAAAACTTGCAGCAATGATGTTCCTGGAGTTCTTCATCTGGGGCGGATGGTACGTAACTGTCAGCACCTGGGTGAGCCAGACGCTGCACTTCACCGGTGTGCAAACCGGGTGGATTGTAGGCAGCACTGCCATTGGGGCGCTCGTCTCACCGTTTCTTGCAGGATGGGTTGCGGATAACCTGATGCCCGCGCAATACATGCTGGCACTGCTCCACCTCATTGGCGCCGTGCTGCTGTATCTGGCGTCGAATCAGACACACTACGGCCCGCTGTACGGCATCATCCTGACCTACGCGGTTCTCTTCATGCCCACGCTGGGGCTGGCGAATACGGTCGCATTCCGCCACATCAACAATCCCAAGACGGAGTTCGCACCCATCCGCGTTCTGGGCACCATTGGCTGGATCTGTGCTGGCCTGCTAATCAGCTACTTCCACGCCGACGCCACTGCCCTGCCTCTGCGCATCTCCGCGGTTGCCTCCGTAGTGATGGCCTTCTACGCGCTAACGCTGCCCTCCACACCACCGCAGGCCACCGAACCCTTCTCCGTGGGCAACCTGTTCCCGGTGGAAGTGCGCCGCATGTTCCGCGATAAAAGCTTCCTGATCTTCGCGATAGCGTCCTTCCTCATCTGCATTCCGCTGCAGTTTTATTACGCTTTCACCAACCCCTTCCTGAACCAGCTGCAGGTGCACAACGCAGCCGGCATTATGACCGGCGGCCAGATGAGCGAACTGGGATGCATGCTGCTCATTCCATGGTTCTTCCGCCGCCTGGGCGTAAAGTGGATGCTGGTGAGCGGCATGCTGGCATGGGTGCTCCGCTACGCTGCCTTCGCTTACGGTAACCCCGGTTCGGGCGTGTGGATGCTGTGGCTTGGCATTCTGCTGCACGGCATCTGCTATGACTTCTTCTTCGTCACGGGCCAGATCTACACCGACCGAAAGGCTCCATTGGCCTACCGCAGCGCCGCACAGGGCCTGATCACGCTGATCACCTACGGTGTGGGCATGCTGGTGGGTGCATGGCTCAGCGGCGTTGTGGTGGACAAGTACGCCACCACACTGGCCGACGGCACCACAGCGCACAACTGGCATGCGATCTGGATTGTGGCGGCAGGCCTGTCGCTGGTGGTTCTTGTGCTATTCACCGCCGTCTTCAAAGACAACGAAGACAAGGCAGACTCCACACTGGGCACTACGCCCCTAGTAGTGGAAGGGACTGCTGTGGCAGAAGGCACGGTCTAA
- a CDS encoding sugar phosphate isomerase/epimerase, with translation MKLGLLTAVFGQLNFDQLLEELKKYPQVRTLEFGTGNFTTDSHVGLDDLLASPQRAMDFRRRVEDTGRIISALSCHGNSIHPDTAVAAREDKVFRKTVQLAQLLEVPVVNTFSGCPGAGPDDKIPNWITTPWPPEYSDALDWQWNERVIPYWKEAATFAADRGIRVALEAHPGFVVYNPETALRLREAAGKSIGVNFDPSHFWWQGIDIPTAIADLGEAIFHFHAKDVFISPNNRARNGVLDTKSYRHMAQRSWLFRSVGWGHSELEWKAVASALRLAGYDYVLSIEHEDALVSIHEGLSSAINMLSRVLLTEPQVEPWWT, from the coding sequence ATGAAACTAGGTCTTCTCACAGCCGTCTTCGGGCAACTGAACTTCGATCAGCTTTTGGAAGAGTTGAAGAAGTATCCGCAAGTGCGGACTCTCGAATTTGGCACAGGCAACTTTACGACCGACAGCCATGTTGGCCTGGATGATCTGCTTGCCTCGCCGCAACGCGCAATGGATTTCCGGCGCCGCGTGGAAGACACCGGACGCATCATTAGCGCACTCTCTTGCCACGGCAATTCCATTCATCCAGATACTGCAGTAGCTGCGCGTGAAGATAAGGTATTTCGCAAAACGGTCCAGCTTGCGCAACTGCTGGAAGTCCCCGTGGTGAATACCTTCAGCGGCTGTCCGGGCGCAGGTCCCGATGACAAAATCCCGAACTGGATCACCACTCCCTGGCCGCCGGAATACTCTGATGCACTCGATTGGCAGTGGAACGAACGCGTGATTCCTTACTGGAAAGAAGCAGCCACTTTTGCGGCGGATCGCGGCATACGTGTTGCGCTCGAAGCGCATCCGGGGTTTGTTGTGTACAACCCTGAAACGGCGTTGCGTTTGCGTGAAGCTGCAGGGAAGAGCATCGGTGTGAACTTTGATCCGAGCCATTTCTGGTGGCAGGGCATCGATATCCCCACGGCGATTGCAGACCTAGGCGAGGCCATCTTCCACTTCCATGCGAAGGACGTCTTCATCTCCCCGAACAATCGCGCCAGAAATGGTGTGCTGGACACGAAGAGCTATCGCCACATGGCGCAGCGTTCGTGGCTTTTCCGTTCAGTCGGTTGGGGGCATAGCGAACTCGAATGGAAAGCTGTTGCGTCTGCTCTACGCCTCGCGGGCTATGACTACGTGCTTTCCATCGAGCATGAGGACGCACTCGTCAGCATCCACGAAGGTCTAAGCTCCGCGATCAATATGCTCAGCCGCGTGCTACTGACAGAACCGCAGGTAGAACCGTGGTGGACGTAG
- a CDS encoding GntR family transcriptional regulator, translated as MSDGTQRQSMADRVKHELLSRIMDGRMAPGQRIVELHIADEMKTSQGPVREALRELEAMDLIITEPYKGTRVREITPKQVEDAYDVRAVLERLAAVAAAKHFKGNVAALRKQANAVESAARHKDQSSYGHHDVQFHRMIVAAANNRALLRSWEALAYEVRIATRLGKAQVDLLDAQAIHWQVIDALEKGNGAAAGRMLAANVVTAFHPHD; from the coding sequence ATGTCCGATGGCACACAGCGCCAGTCCATGGCGGATCGCGTCAAGCACGAGTTATTGAGTCGCATTATGGATGGTCGTATGGCGCCCGGTCAGCGCATCGTCGAACTCCACATTGCCGACGAGATGAAGACCAGCCAGGGGCCCGTGCGCGAAGCACTGCGCGAACTGGAAGCGATGGATCTCATCATCACCGAACCCTACAAGGGAACGCGCGTTCGCGAGATCACTCCGAAACAGGTGGAGGATGCCTATGATGTGCGCGCGGTATTGGAACGGCTTGCCGCGGTTGCTGCTGCAAAACATTTCAAAGGCAATGTCGCGGCACTGCGTAAGCAGGCGAACGCCGTGGAATCGGCCGCGCGGCACAAGGATCAAAGTTCATACGGTCACCACGACGTACAGTTCCACCGCATGATCGTGGCTGCAGCAAACAACCGTGCGTTGTTGCGAAGCTGGGAGGCGCTGGCGTATGAAGTTCGCATCGCCACACGTCTTGGCAAGGCGCAGGTTGATCTCCTGGACGCGCAGGCCATTCATTGGCAGGTGATCGACGCCTTGGAAAAAGGCAATGGTGCCGCCGCAGGCCGTATGCTTGCGGCAAACGTCGTCACAGCCTTCCATCCTCACGATTGA
- a CDS encoding nucleotidyltransferase family protein, which produces MEAIILAGGKGTRLAGVVPNLPKPMAPIAGHPFLRYVLQSLQQQGFSRVILSIGHLASEIRNGFAHWDGALEIVFCEEHEPLGTGGAIRAAMHMAHSESVFVLNGDTFATVDYASMQRQHLAAVSTLSLALMPVPDTARYGSVEVEQTRILGFSEKGRTGPGYINAGVYLMQRNLLETLQLPERFSFEEQVLMEHLSDLHPTAFLASGYFIDIGIPEDYARAQEELPRQIPLG; this is translated from the coding sequence ATGGAAGCCATCATCCTCGCAGGTGGAAAGGGAACGCGCCTCGCTGGTGTCGTACCTAATCTCCCCAAGCCCATGGCTCCCATCGCTGGGCATCCGTTTCTTCGCTATGTTCTCCAATCGCTGCAGCAGCAGGGATTTAGTCGCGTCATCCTCTCGATCGGTCATCTGGCTTCAGAGATCCGCAATGGCTTCGCACATTGGGACGGTGCACTGGAGATTGTTTTCTGTGAAGAACACGAACCGCTCGGCACAGGCGGAGCAATCCGCGCTGCGATGCACATGGCGCACAGTGAGTCCGTTTTCGTCCTCAACGGCGATACCTTTGCTACTGTCGATTACGCCTCGATGCAGCGACAACATCTTGCCGCGGTAAGCACGCTCAGCCTTGCACTGATGCCGGTTCCTGACACCGCACGTTATGGCTCAGTCGAAGTGGAGCAAACACGCATACTGGGATTTTCAGAGAAGGGACGTACGGGCCCGGGATATATCAACGCGGGCGTCTATCTCATGCAGCGCAATTTACTGGAAACTCTTCAACTGCCGGAGCGTTTTTCTTTTGAAGAGCAGGTGCTGATGGAGCATCTTTCTGACCTGCATCCAACAGCATTTCTTGCGAGTGGGTACTTCATCGACATTGGTATACCAGAGGACTATGCACGTGCGCAGGAAGAGCTGCCGCGTCAAATTCCACTTGGCTGA